The Beijerinckiaceae bacterium genome has a window encoding:
- a CDS encoding ATPase: protein MTSSPNAALSQWALDREIVLSRVIDARRDIVFSAWTDPKHLPSWFGPAGFKIETKQIDICVGGLWRFDMIAPDGHRYTNRMIFRRIERPTLIEFDHGADSDDDPGQFRTTITFDEQDDSKTVITLRQLHPTKAKRDAGIGFGAVEYGYQTLEKLARHVEALRA, encoded by the coding sequence ATGACCTCGTCCCCCAACGCCGCGCTTTCGCAATGGGCGCTCGATCGCGAAATCGTTCTCTCGCGGGTCATCGATGCGCGGCGCGACATCGTGTTTTCCGCCTGGACCGACCCGAAACATCTGCCGAGCTGGTTCGGGCCAGCCGGTTTTAAAATCGAGACCAAGCAGATCGACATATGCGTCGGCGGTCTGTGGCGCTTCGACATGATCGCACCCGATGGCCATCGCTACACCAACCGGATGATATTCCGTCGTATCGAACGACCGACTCTGATTGAGTTCGATCACGGCGCGGATAGCGATGACGATCCGGGGCAGTTCCGGACAACCATCACGTTCGACGAACAGGACGATAGCAAGACCGTGATTACATTGCGTCAGTTGCATCCAACCAAAGCAAAGCGCGACGCGGGCATCGGCTTCGGTGCAGTCGAGTATGGTTACCAGACGCTCGAAAAGCTCGCGCGCCATGTCGAGGCATTGCGTGCTTAA
- a CDS encoding transcriptional regulator yields MDNLSSSLDLVFGALADPTRRAVLERLGEGEASIGELAQPFDMALPSLMKHVRVLEAVGLVESQKSGRVRTCRLKPAAMTDAERWLAEQRAVWEARLDRLEAYVKTIEKKSRKRRLK; encoded by the coding sequence ATGGATAACTTATCATCGAGTCTCGACCTTGTGTTCGGCGCTCTTGCGGACCCAACCAGGAGAGCGGTCCTTGAGCGTCTGGGCGAGGGCGAAGCCTCGATCGGGGAACTCGCCCAACCATTCGACATGGCGCTGCCTAGTCTGATGAAGCACGTCCGGGTGCTGGAGGCCGTCGGCCTCGTTGAATCTCAGAAGAGTGGCCGCGTTCGCACCTGCCGGTTGAAGCCGGCCGCCATGACCGATGCTGAACGTTGGCTGGCCGAGCAGCGTGCGGTTTGGGAGGCGCGCCTGGATCGGCTCGAGGCCTATGTGAAGACAATCGAGAAGAAGTCCCGGAAAAGAAGGTTGAAATGA
- a CDS encoding methyltransferase, with translation MSNRPNPFSDPQLVARYAEGPPRIVPSFDAMQRMTTFLLAERVPDDGRVLVIGAGGGLELKTFAEAHPGWTFDGIDPSAEMLKLAKRTLGSLAARATLHQGYTEGAPIGPFDGATCLMTLHFLSLEERQRTTAQVHRRLKPGAPFVVAHFCIPQSDERAVWLSRYATYAGIDPGQAAAIDSRLTILSPEQDEAILREAGFSNVSLFYAGFTFRGWVSYA, from the coding sequence ATGAGCAATCGGCCGAACCCATTTTCCGATCCTCAGCTCGTGGCTCGGTACGCCGAAGGCCCGCCACGAATCGTGCCCAGCTTCGACGCCATGCAGCGCATGACGACGTTTCTGCTTGCCGAACGTGTTCCGGACGATGGCCGAGTGTTGGTTATCGGAGCCGGTGGCGGGCTGGAATTGAAGACATTTGCGGAGGCCCATCCAGGTTGGACCTTCGACGGCATCGATCCGAGTGCCGAGATGCTAAAACTAGCCAAACGAACCCTAGGATCGCTCGCCGCGCGAGCAACTTTACATCAGGGCTATACGGAGGGCGCGCCGATTGGCCCATTCGATGGGGCGACCTGTCTCATGACGTTGCACTTCTTGTCTCTCGAGGAGCGGCAACGCACGACAGCCCAGGTTCACCGCCGCCTCAAGCCTGGCGCGCCCTTCGTAGTCGCGCACTTCTGCATTCCGCAGAGCGACGAGCGCGCAGTTTGGCTGTCGCGATACGCAACATACGCTGGCATCGATCCAGGCCAGGCGGCCGCGATCGATTCGCGCCTAACCATCCTCTCGCCAGAGCAGGACGAAGCGATCCTGCGTGAAGCCGGCTTTTCGAATGTCAGCCTATTCTACGCTGGCTTCACATTCCGCGGCTGGGTGAGCTACGCCTGA
- a CDS encoding transcriptional regulator — MRRNSRLSGVLHVLLHMAEHEGPLTSEMLAKPLGTNPVVIRRIMAGLRDQGYVQSEKGHGGGWTLACDLSKVTLRDIYTALGSPSVLAIGNRTETAGCLIEQAVNAALGPALHDAEALLLARFGEVTLAMLSADVHERFIARAGSDRLEICHAS; from the coding sequence GTGAGACGAAATAGCAGATTATCGGGGGTGCTCCACGTCCTTCTGCACATGGCAGAGCACGAGGGCCCGCTGACTTCCGAGATGCTGGCAAAGCCACTGGGCACCAATCCCGTGGTGATCCGGCGGATCATGGCTGGCCTGAGGGACCAAGGATACGTCCAGTCAGAAAAGGGCCATGGCGGTGGGTGGACGCTGGCGTGCGACCTATCGAAAGTAACGTTGCGCGACATTTATACAGCGCTCGGGAGCCCTTCGGTCCTCGCTATAGGCAACAGGACCGAGACGGCCGGCTGCCTCATCGAACAGGCGGTAAATGCCGCCCTGGGCCCAGCATTGCACGATGCAGAAGCCCTACTGCTTGCGCGCTTCGGCGAAGTGACCCTCGCAATGCTGAGCGCCGATGTTCATGAGCGTTTCATTGCTCGCGCCGGATCTGATCGTTTGGAGATCTGCCATGCCTCTTGA
- a CDS encoding glutathione S-transferase: MALKFYMTPGSCSTGIHILLETLELPFEAWIINIPAGEHLRPEYLEINPRGTIPTLVLNDGRALTDFKSIALWLAETYPRGKLLPDDPAQAARAIELLDFALIQLHGEGYTRIFTSERYISSSEAEQGQHLKDDVGSHGREIVRQAFGILEKRMPAEGYAVGPQFSIADAALFYNEFWADKIGISLPPRVTAHYQRVRARPVVRQVLAEEGYRS, from the coding sequence ATGGCACTGAAATTCTACATGACGCCGGGCTCTTGTTCGACCGGCATCCACATCCTACTCGAAACACTGGAACTGCCGTTTGAGGCCTGGATCATCAACATCCCAGCCGGCGAGCATCTTCGGCCTGAGTACCTCGAGATCAATCCCAGGGGCACGATCCCCACACTCGTGCTTAACGACGGCCGCGCCCTGACCGACTTCAAATCGATCGCACTGTGGCTCGCAGAAACCTACCCGCGCGGCAAGCTGCTGCCGGATGACCCCGCCCAGGCTGCGCGCGCCATCGAGCTGCTCGACTTTGCATTGATCCAACTGCACGGTGAAGGCTACACGCGAATCTTCACCTCCGAACGCTACATCTCGTCGAGCGAGGCGGAGCAAGGACAGCACCTGAAGGATGACGTGGGCTCGCACGGCCGGGAGATCGTCAGGCAGGCTTTCGGAATTCTCGAGAAGCGGATGCCGGCCGAAGGCTACGCTGTGGGACCGCAGTTCTCGATTGCCGACGCGGCCCTGTTCTACAACGAATTCTGGGCCGACAAGATTGGCATCTCGTTGCCGCCTCGTGTCACTGCGCATTACCAGCGCGTGCGTGCGCGGCCTGTCGTGCGCCAGGTGCTTGCCGAAGAAGGGTATCGATCCTGA
- a CDS encoding VWA domain-containing protein — protein MRLPVLAAPLFRELRFWLTLGATLGAALAALLPPLQLERPTFHLLAVVDITGSMNTRDYTIAGNAVSRLDMMKEALRQMLTALPCQSRLGVAIFTERRPFLLFDPVEVCDNFETLDREISALDWRMAWEGDSYIASGLYRSVALADELGSDLIFMTDGQEAPPLPWIGRPRFEGKPSLVKGLIVGVGGYEPSPIPKFDDFGRQAGFWRPSEVPNENTVAPPPLGAEEREGFNPRNAPFGGKSVEGHEYLSAVNEGHLKELANETGLGYVHFETFQNLMSSLEGAAKLRRTPVAVGIKWIPAVLALGFLLVIYGVLPALDRRAAGLPFRRLTQPRGRTCPAKVESHPL, from the coding sequence ATGAGACTGCCGGTCCTCGCCGCCCCGTTATTTCGCGAGCTCCGTTTCTGGCTGACGTTGGGTGCTACCCTTGGGGCGGCCCTGGCGGCCCTGCTTCCGCCGCTCCAACTCGAGCGGCCGACTTTCCATCTGCTTGCCGTCGTCGATATCACCGGCAGCATGAACACGCGGGACTATACTATTGCAGGAAATGCGGTCAGCCGCCTCGACATGATGAAGGAGGCCTTGCGGCAGATGTTGACGGCGCTGCCTTGCCAGTCGCGCTTGGGGGTCGCCATCTTTACCGAGCGCCGTCCCTTTCTCCTGTTCGATCCGGTGGAGGTTTGCGACAATTTCGAAACGCTGGATCGCGAAATTTCCGCCCTCGATTGGCGCATGGCCTGGGAAGGCGATAGTTACATAGCGAGCGGGCTTTACCGGTCGGTGGCCCTAGCCGATGAACTCGGCTCGGATTTGATTTTTATGACCGATGGTCAGGAGGCTCCGCCGCTGCCCTGGATCGGCCGCCCGCGGTTCGAAGGCAAACCAAGCCTCGTCAAAGGATTGATTGTCGGGGTCGGCGGATATGAGCCGTCACCCATTCCAAAATTCGATGATTTTGGGCGCCAGGCAGGCTTCTGGCGGCCGAGCGAGGTCCCCAATGAGAATACTGTCGCGCCGCCGCCTCTCGGCGCCGAGGAGAGGGAAGGGTTCAACCCTCGCAATGCGCCTTTCGGAGGGAAGTCCGTCGAAGGCCATGAATATCTTTCTGCGGTCAACGAAGGGCATTTGAAGGAACTCGCAAATGAAACGGGGCTCGGCTATGTCCATTTCGAGACCTTTCAGAATCTCATGTCGTCGCTCGAAGGGGCAGCCAAGCTTCGCCGCACCCCTGTCGCGGTTGGCATCAAATGGATTCCCGCGGTTTTGGCGCTTGGTTTTCTTCTCGTGATTTATGGAGTTCTGCCGGCGCTTGACCGGCGAGCCGCCGGGCTTCCGTTCCGGCGGCTCACCCAGCCTCGAGGCAGAACTTGCCCGGCAAAAGTGGAGAGCCATCCCCTATGA
- a CDS encoding VWA domain-containing protein → MNLYVDRPILLLLLVLASLPLLTHGQRPIAYPRLAIIPKDRLSIAVDLLLRCLATVGMAALILGIAGLNRKRLEVERIGQGAQIVLLLDRSISMDQSFDNRVPVGHEESKTTAAVRLVKALFSERPHDRFGVVAFSTSPILAMPMTQKRAPVMAALDAMNRPALAHTDIGRGLGLALAQFENSPSIATRVILFVSDGAGVVDRLVQDKIRADVLKFNVHLYYLYLRSQGDPGLFEAGMQPDRDAPAALNRFFEGLGVPYRAFEAENPDAIKTAVDTINKLETNPVQYWEQIPRRDYSNYAYAVASVALLLLLAARFAERPLKGSTPGPRPVSKRVTHR, encoded by the coding sequence ATGAATCTCTATGTCGATCGTCCGATCCTTCTTCTGCTTCTCGTCCTTGCGAGTCTCCCGCTGCTTACGCATGGCCAGCGGCCGATCGCTTATCCTCGGCTGGCAATCATACCGAAGGATCGCCTCTCGATCGCGGTCGATCTCTTGCTGCGCTGTCTCGCAACCGTCGGCATGGCGGCTTTGATCCTTGGCATTGCCGGCCTGAATCGGAAGCGCTTGGAGGTCGAGCGCATTGGCCAAGGCGCGCAAATCGTGCTGCTGCTCGATCGCAGCATCAGTATGGATCAAAGCTTTGACAATCGTGTTCCCGTCGGGCATGAGGAATCAAAGACAACCGCGGCGGTGAGGCTGGTCAAGGCGTTGTTTTCAGAACGGCCGCATGATCGATTCGGGGTCGTCGCGTTTTCGACCTCGCCCATCTTGGCGATGCCCATGACCCAGAAGCGTGCGCCGGTGATGGCGGCGCTCGATGCCATGAACCGTCCCGCTCTTGCCCATACCGATATTGGACGCGGGCTCGGCTTGGCCCTGGCACAATTCGAAAACAGCCCTTCGATCGCGACGCGCGTCATCCTGTTCGTGTCGGATGGCGCAGGTGTGGTCGACCGGCTTGTTCAGGACAAAATCCGCGCCGACGTCCTGAAATTCAATGTGCATCTCTACTATCTCTACCTGCGCTCGCAGGGAGACCCCGGGCTTTTCGAAGCGGGAATGCAGCCTGACCGGGACGCACCCGCCGCACTCAATCGGTTCTTCGAGGGACTCGGCGTACCGTATCGCGCGTTCGAAGCGGAAAATCCCGATGCGATCAAGACGGCGGTCGATACGATCAATAAGCTTGAGACGAACCCTGTTCAATATTGGGAACAAATCCCGCGACGGGATTATTCGAATTACGCCTATGCAGTGGCCTCAGTTGCGCTCCTCCTTCTTCTCGCGGCGCGCTTCGCCGAGCGCCCCTTGAAAGGGTCCACCCCCGGTCCGAGGCCAGTGTCAAAGCGGGTGACGCATCGATGA
- a CDS encoding MxaS protein, translated as MSYRIRWSPSQYAPGAHRARRFGANGDFHDFVPFWRHPDARRIDLRHSLRNPFGEIYVRQSKQRSRIALYLVADLSASMRFGDGLPKMRILQNLTRALAGAAHRSGDSFGFIGCDDDIREEFFLPASLKWGSEASIVDRLRHFVPQGLNAQGLGKVAERLGANRKLIFLVSDFHLPMHEIEARLAELGSHDIVPIILRCSNETLDLPAWGLVELRDLESGHMRLTLMRPRLREALLRRAREREQRLEQLCQRYGRKPFWITDRLDADRLSEHLLLG; from the coding sequence ATCTCCTACCGGATCCGCTGGAGTCCAAGCCAATATGCTCCTGGCGCCCATCGCGCCCGGCGATTCGGCGCGAACGGAGACTTTCACGACTTTGTTCCCTTTTGGCGCCATCCCGATGCGCGCCGGATCGACCTTCGGCATTCTCTCCGCAATCCGTTTGGCGAAATTTATGTACGGCAATCCAAACAACGCAGCCGTATCGCTCTCTACCTTGTTGCCGATTTATCCGCCTCCATGCGGTTCGGCGATGGCTTGCCGAAAATGCGAATTTTGCAGAACCTCACCCGAGCGCTCGCGGGCGCCGCCCATCGGAGTGGGGACTCCTTTGGCTTCATCGGCTGCGATGATGACATCAGGGAAGAGTTTTTCTTGCCGGCAAGCCTCAAGTGGGGGAGCGAGGCTTCGATTGTCGATCGTCTTCGCCATTTCGTTCCGCAGGGATTGAATGCGCAGGGACTTGGCAAAGTCGCCGAGCGCCTGGGCGCCAATCGGAAGCTTATCTTTCTGGTCTCCGACTTCCATCTGCCGATGCATGAAATCGAAGCGCGGCTCGCCGAACTTGGCAGTCACGATATAGTTCCCATCATCCTGCGTTGTTCGAACGAAACTCTGGATCTCCCCGCTTGGGGGCTGGTCGAACTGCGTGATCTCGAAAGCGGGCATATGAGACTTACGCTCATGCGCCCGCGCCTCCGTGAGGCCTTGCTGAGGAGGGCGCGAGAGCGAGAGCAGAGGCTTGAGCAATTGTGCCAACGATATGGGAGAAAGCCGTTCTGGATAACCGATCGGCTCGATGCAGATCGTTTGAGTGAACATCTTCTGCTTGGGTGA
- a CDS encoding AAA family ATPase codes for MTRLRDGTSLEEWRQRALAFEKEISRVIIGQPRVIRLLTIAIFARGHVLLEGDVGVGKTTLLRAVARALGGPYQRVEGTIDLMPSDLLYHASIGEDGRPRIDPGPILQQGPELAIFFFNEINRARPQVHSLLLRLMAERGVTAFNKEYAFPYLQLFADRNRIEREETFELPAAARDRFFMEIMVEAPQDREVRRELVFNQRFHDVDALVASVPTDLLDYRAIGTVGEAIQTKVHSSPTLQDYVLSLWQAVRYPEVSGIELDGIDMERLVQGGASPRGMSYLVRAARVRAWLEDRNMVVPEDLRDVFVETIAHRIFFTAIYELRRDQIVLDLCKAAFDKVAAP; via the coding sequence ATGACCCGACTTCGTGACGGCACGTCCTTGGAAGAATGGCGGCAACGCGCGCTCGCTTTCGAAAAAGAGATTTCTCGGGTCATCATTGGACAGCCACGTGTCATTAGGCTTTTGACCATTGCCATCTTCGCGCGGGGACATGTTCTCCTGGAAGGCGACGTTGGCGTTGGCAAGACTACGCTTCTACGTGCGGTCGCCCGCGCACTCGGTGGGCCTTACCAGCGCGTCGAAGGCACGATCGATCTGATGCCGAGCGATCTCCTTTATCATGCGTCTATTGGGGAAGATGGCCGTCCACGCATTGACCCAGGACCGATTCTCCAACAAGGGCCTGAGCTCGCAATCTTCTTTTTCAACGAGATCAATCGCGCCCGACCGCAGGTCCATTCCTTGTTGCTCCGGCTGATGGCGGAGCGCGGCGTGACCGCTTTCAATAAGGAATACGCGTTCCCCTATCTGCAGCTGTTCGCCGATCGCAACCGCATAGAGCGGGAGGAAACGTTCGAATTACCGGCCGCCGCGCGGGATCGGTTTTTCATGGAAATCATGGTTGAAGCCCCGCAGGATCGCGAAGTCCGGCGGGAGCTTGTCTTCAATCAAAGATTCCACGATGTCGATGCCTTGGTCGCAAGCGTGCCTACCGATCTCCTCGACTACCGCGCGATTGGAACCGTGGGGGAGGCGATTCAGACCAAGGTGCATAGCAGCCCCACTTTGCAGGATTATGTGCTGTCGCTGTGGCAAGCGGTCCGCTATCCGGAAGTTTCTGGAATCGAACTCGATGGAATCGATATGGAGCGCCTGGTGCAGGGCGGCGCCAGCCCGCGCGGCATGAGCTATCTGGTGCGGGCCGCCAGGGTGCGGGCCTGGCTCGAGGACCGCAACATGGTGGTTCCGGAAGATTTGCGTGACGTGTTTGTGGAAACCATCGCGCATCGCATCTTCTTCACCGCGATTTACGAATTGCGTCGCGACCAAATCGTGCTTGATCTTTGTAAGGCAGCTTTCGACAAGGTCGCCGCGCCATGA
- a CDS encoding methanol dehydrogenase gives MKWMSLSRCAASLCLGAALSIFGGPSLYAAYDGTHCKAAGNCWEPQPGYPEQGIGSKYDPHHDPKELAKQQEAEDQMDARNEKRVRYFKAWGKFIYDVNKIPAEPN, from the coding sequence ATGAAATGGATGTCGCTCAGTCGTTGCGCCGCAAGCCTTTGCCTCGGCGCAGCATTGTCGATCTTCGGTGGTCCAAGCCTCTATGCCGCCTATGATGGGACCCATTGCAAGGCGGCAGGGAACTGCTGGGAACCGCAGCCCGGTTATCCAGAACAAGGCATCGGCTCAAAATACGATCCGCATCACGACCCCAAAGAGCTCGCCAAGCAACAGGAGGCCGAGGATCAAATGGACGCCCGCAATGAGAAGCGCGTTCGCTATTTCAAGGCGTGGGGAAAGTTCATCTACGATGTGAACAAGATTCCGGCCGAGCCAAATTAA
- the moxG gene encoding cytochrome c(L), periplasmic, which produces MRKTRIGKLARATAVAVIIAPLVAFDGQAGQTTTSLDLRNTITGDPLNLDEALPEGRDTEGVKQFLATGQNPYNEVKTCFPSAKDFYLTACSGCHGEYAEGKIGPNLADNYWTYPVNTSDIGLFATIFGGANGMMGPHNGDLTLDQILQVMAWVRHLYSGPVANAPWFTDEQKKAYVPYQLDKDSVVAKADGLCAVPIGAAKQESGAPQNRPVN; this is translated from the coding sequence ATGAGAAAAACTAGAATTGGCAAGCTCGCAAGAGCAACCGCAGTTGCAGTGATCATCGCGCCCTTGGTGGCCTTCGATGGCCAAGCCGGGCAAACGACAACATCTCTAGATCTCCGCAATACGATTACCGGAGATCCGCTCAACCTCGATGAAGCATTGCCGGAAGGGCGTGACACGGAAGGGGTGAAGCAATTTCTGGCGACCGGCCAAAATCCCTACAATGAGGTGAAAACCTGTTTTCCCTCGGCCAAGGACTTTTATTTGACGGCTTGCTCCGGCTGCCATGGCGAATATGCGGAAGGCAAGATAGGGCCCAATCTCGCCGACAATTACTGGACCTATCCGGTGAACACCTCCGATATCGGCTTGTTCGCCACAATATTCGGGGGGGCAAACGGCATGATGGGTCCTCATAACGGCGACCTCACCCTCGATCAGATACTCCAGGTGATGGCCTGGGTACGTCATCTCTATAGCGGCCCGGTCGCCAACGCGCCCTGGTTCACGGACGAACAGAAGAAGGCCTATGTCCCTTATCAACTCGATAAGGACTCGGTTGTCGCAAAGGCCGATGGGCTTTGCGCCGTGCCGATCGGCGCCGCCAAGCAGGAGTCCGGTGCGCCTCAAAATAGGCCCGTCAACTAA
- the moxJ gene encoding methanol oxidation system protein MoxJ, which yields MTFRRNVPRIALAVLGVASGVIAGSAAQAQTKMLPPASQMPIVNIPAKPDLLRVCASSANAPYSTADEQGFEDKIAKVVGRAMNRKVAFVFTNRPAIYLVRDLLDKNLCDVVIGLDAGDERVLTTRPYYRSGYVFISRTDKRLDIKDWQDPRIASLHNIAVALGSPGETMLKSVGKFEAELNYLYSLVGFKSRRNQYVQVPPNKFIEEVVEGNADLAVAFQPEVARYVKASQVPLTVKVIPDNAVRSDGTKVPQQFDTAMGVRKGDDHLLDELNNAIVKAQPEIQKILEEEGVITLNSKS from the coding sequence ATGACATTCAGGCGAAACGTACCTCGCATTGCGCTTGCTGTGCTGGGTGTGGCCTCCGGTGTGATCGCGGGCTCGGCCGCCCAAGCGCAAACCAAGATGCTGCCGCCGGCGTCGCAAATGCCGATTGTGAATATTCCTGCGAAGCCTGATTTGCTGCGCGTTTGCGCCTCATCTGCCAACGCACCCTATTCAACAGCCGATGAACAGGGGTTCGAGGACAAGATCGCCAAGGTGGTTGGACGCGCGATGAACCGCAAAGTGGCGTTCGTTTTCACCAACCGGCCCGCGATCTATCTTGTGCGCGATCTTCTGGACAAGAATCTGTGCGACGTCGTGATAGGGCTCGATGCTGGCGACGAGCGCGTGCTGACGACCAGGCCCTACTATCGATCCGGCTATGTCTTCATCTCGCGAACCGACAAGCGATTGGACATAAAGGATTGGCAAGATCCGCGGATTGCAAGCCTCCACAATATTGCCGTGGCTCTCGGTTCTCCCGGCGAGACCATGTTGAAATCGGTCGGCAAGTTCGAAGCTGAACTGAACTATCTATATTCGCTGGTCGGCTTCAAGTCTCGGCGCAACCAATATGTCCAAGTGCCTCCGAATAAATTCATTGAGGAAGTTGTCGAAGGAAACGCCGATCTCGCGGTCGCCTTCCAGCCGGAGGTGGCGCGCTACGTCAAGGCCTCGCAAGTTCCCCTCACGGTGAAAGTCATTCCGGATAATGCCGTCCGCTCGGACGGCACCAAGGTGCCCCAGCAGTTCGACACGGCGATGGGCGTGCGGAAAGGCGACGACCATCTTTTGGACGAGCTGAACAATGCGATCGTCAAAGCTCAGCCGGAAATACAGAAGATCCTGGAGGAAGAAGGTGTGATCACGCTGAATTCCAAGTCGTAA
- a CDS encoding PQQ-dependent dehydrogenase, methanol/ethanol family, translating into MKTSLRHRLLVSVSLVAAMAATQLTATVARANDRLIELSKSNENWVMPGRTYDAGNYSPMTQINSKNVKQLRVAWSFSDGVLNGHEGAPLVVNGKMFVNGPFPNRTFALNLDDPGKILWENNPKQSASARAVACCDVVNRGLAYWPGDGTTPALVFKNQLDGHLVAMNADTGETVWMIENADIKVGATETQAPYVVKDEVLTGSSGAELGVRGYVTAYDARTGERKWRAYATGSDKDMLIGKDFNIHNPQYGQAGLGLGTWEGDEWKIGGGTNWGWYAFDPGTNLVYFGTGNPAPWNATMRPGDNKWTMTIFGRDVDTGEAKFGYQKTPHDEWDYAGVNVMMLSDQKDSTGKARKLLTHPDRNGIVYTLDRETGDLVSANKIDDTVNWVKHVDMKTGVPVRDPEYATYMDHKGRDICPSAMGYHNQGFDSYDPEKQLFFLGANHICMDWEPFMLPYRAGQFFVGATLAMYPGPKGNRQGLEGLGQIKAYNAITGQMKWEKMERFAVWGGTMTTAGDLVFYGTLDGFLKARDTRTGELLWKFKLPSGVVGYPITYEHKGVQYVAIYYGVGGWPGVGMVFDLEDPSAGLGAVGAFKNLQRYTKQGGGVMVFSLDGHGPYDDPKVGEYDVN; encoded by the coding sequence ATGAAGACTTCTTTACGACACCGGCTACTGGTCTCTGTCTCGTTGGTGGCAGCGATGGCCGCGACCCAACTGACAGCAACCGTGGCGCGTGCCAACGACAGGCTGATTGAACTCTCCAAGAGCAATGAAAACTGGGTGATGCCGGGTCGGACTTATGATGCCGGCAATTATAGCCCGATGACTCAGATCAACAGCAAGAACGTCAAGCAGCTCCGCGTCGCTTGGTCCTTCTCGGATGGTGTTCTCAATGGCCACGAAGGTGCGCCCCTCGTTGTCAATGGCAAGATGTTCGTCAATGGTCCGTTTCCCAACCGGACGTTCGCTCTTAATCTCGACGATCCGGGGAAGATTCTTTGGGAAAATAATCCGAAGCAAAGCGCCTCAGCGCGCGCGGTTGCTTGTTGCGATGTCGTCAATCGCGGTCTTGCCTATTGGCCGGGCGACGGCACGACACCGGCGCTTGTGTTCAAGAACCAACTCGACGGTCATCTCGTCGCGATGAACGCGGACACCGGAGAGACCGTGTGGATGATTGAGAATGCCGACATCAAGGTCGGCGCCACGGAGACGCAGGCTCCTTACGTCGTCAAGGATGAAGTGCTGACCGGCAGCTCCGGCGCGGAGCTCGGCGTGCGCGGCTATGTCACCGCTTATGACGCGCGGACCGGCGAACGGAAATGGCGGGCCTATGCGACGGGGTCCGACAAGGACATGCTGATCGGCAAGGATTTCAACATTCATAACCCCCAATATGGCCAGGCGGGGCTCGGGCTCGGCACATGGGAAGGTGACGAATGGAAGATCGGGGGTGGGACCAATTGGGGTTGGTATGCCTTCGATCCCGGAACCAATCTCGTCTATTTCGGTACAGGTAATCCGGCGCCGTGGAATGCAACGATGCGGCCGGGCGACAATAAATGGACCATGACCATCTTCGGGCGCGACGTCGACACCGGCGAGGCAAAGTTCGGCTATCAAAAAACCCCGCATGACGAATGGGACTATGCCGGCGTCAACGTCATGATGCTGAGCGACCAAAAAGACAGCACCGGCAAGGCGCGTAAGCTTTTGACCCACCCGGACCGCAATGGCATCGTTTACACGCTGGACCGAGAAACCGGCGATCTCGTCTCGGCCAACAAAATCGACGATACAGTCAATTGGGTGAAACACGTCGATATGAAAACCGGCGTTCCCGTTCGCGACCCAGAATACGCGACCTATATGGACCACAAGGGACGCGATATCTGCCCGTCGGCGATGGGCTATCACAATCAGGGCTTCGATTCCTACGACCCTGAAAAGCAGCTCTTTTTCCTTGGCGCAAACCACATTTGCATGGACTGGGAGCCGTTCATGCTGCCGTACCGCGCCGGCCAGTTCTTCGTCGGCGCAACGCTGGCCATGTATCCAGGCCCCAAGGGCAACCGTCAGGGGCTTGAGGGTCTAGGGCAGATCAAGGCGTACAATGCGATCACAGGCCAGATGAAGTGGGAGAAGATGGAGCGCTTCGCGGTTTGGGGCGGAACCATGACCACGGCCGGAGATCTTGTTTTCTATGGCACGCTCGATGGTTTCCTCAAGGCGCGCGATACGCGGACCGGCGAATTGCTTTGGAAGTTCAAATTGCCGTCCGGCGTGGTCGGCTATCCGATCACCTATGAGCACAAGGGCGTCCAATATGTCGCCATTTATTATGGTGTCGGTGGCTGGCCGGGCGTTGGGATGGTCTTTGATCTCGAAGACCCGAGCGCCGGACTTGGCGCAGTCGGGGCCTTCAAGAATCTTCAGCGGTACACCAAGCAGGGCGGCGGTGTGATGGTGTTTTCGCTCGATGGCCACGGTCCCTACGACGATCCGAAGGTCGGCGAATACGACGTGAATTGA